Proteins co-encoded in one Pyxidicoccus xibeiensis genomic window:
- a CDS encoding hybrid sensor histidine kinase/response regulator codes for MSLRVLLVDDSPADRLAVRRALERDADGAWHVEAVSTAEEALARIHATPLDVVLVDYHLPGMNGLGLVRELHSRALDAVPAVVMLTGSGSERVAVDAMKAGAQDYLVKDTFSAERLRRSLRSAVDRVRMARELEARRVQAERAEQAAREALAVRDKLFALATHDLKGPLQIMALNAQLLSRQLAPSVLTPTQASRLEHIVRAAHRMGELIDHFLEVTRGEEQPLRREPMDLRALVGSKLHALEAAARHRFVLHERGKDFTGSWDVRGLERVLENLLGNAVKYSAPGTTVTVRLAEEPGEPVGRVRLEVSDEGIGIPTDDLPFVFERFRRGRNVTSDIAGSGVGLASARHMVELHGGTIQVESQEGRGTTFTVRLPRTDSASVGASGGGPTPSAPLS; via the coding sequence ATGAGCCTGCGCGTGCTGCTGGTGGATGACAGCCCCGCGGACCGGCTCGCGGTGCGCCGTGCCCTGGAGCGCGACGCGGACGGCGCCTGGCACGTGGAGGCCGTCTCGACGGCGGAGGAGGCCCTGGCGCGCATCCACGCCACGCCGCTGGACGTCGTCCTCGTGGACTACCACCTGCCGGGGATGAACGGGCTGGGCCTGGTGCGTGAGCTCCACTCGCGCGCCCTGGACGCAGTCCCCGCGGTGGTGATGCTCACCGGCAGCGGCAGCGAGCGCGTGGCGGTGGACGCGATGAAGGCGGGCGCCCAGGACTACCTCGTCAAGGACACCTTCAGCGCGGAGCGCCTGCGCCGCAGCCTCCGGAGCGCGGTGGACCGGGTGCGCATGGCGCGCGAGCTGGAAGCGCGCCGTGTACAGGCCGAGCGCGCGGAGCAGGCCGCCCGTGAGGCCCTGGCCGTGCGCGACAAGCTCTTCGCCCTGGCCACGCACGACCTCAAGGGGCCGCTGCAAATCATGGCCCTCAATGCCCAGCTCCTCAGCCGTCAGCTCGCCCCCAGCGTGCTCACCCCCACACAGGCGTCGCGGCTGGAGCACATCGTCCGCGCCGCGCACCGCATGGGCGAGCTCATCGACCACTTCCTGGAGGTGACGCGCGGCGAGGAGCAGCCGCTGCGCCGCGAGCCCATGGACCTGCGCGCCCTGGTGGGCTCCAAGCTGCACGCGCTGGAGGCCGCCGCCCGGCACCGCTTCGTCCTGCACGAGCGGGGCAAGGACTTCACCGGCAGCTGGGACGTGCGGGGCCTGGAGCGCGTGCTGGAGAACCTGCTGGGCAACGCGGTGAAGTACAGCGCGCCGGGCACCACCGTCACGGTGCGGCTGGCCGAGGAGCCCGGCGAGCCGGTGGGCCGGGTGCGGCTGGAGGTGTCGGACGAGGGCATCGGCATCCCCACCGACGACCTGCCCTTCGTCTTCGAGCGCTTCCGCCGCGGGCGCAACGTGACGAGCGACATCGCCGGCAGCGGGGTGGGGCTGGCCAGCGCGCGCCACATGGTGGAGCTGCACGGGGGCACCATCCAGGTGGAGAGCCAGGAGGGCCGCGGCACCACCTTCACCGTGCGCCTGCCCCGGACGGACTCCGCCAGCGTGGGCGCCTCCGGCGGAGGACCGACGCCCTCCGCCCCCCTGTCGTGA
- a CDS encoding biliverdin-producing heme oxygenase, which produces MRGWGHLFATVSLLQRLKTETRPHHERTEAAVRLMEPGLTPGDYRRHLEALHGFYVPLEAALAARLEAAEPALRAHERWKVSLLEEDLRALGHDAASLARLPRCEQLPALPGVPEALGCFYVLEGSTLGGQLILRHLRRHFAGVPVGDFAFFRAYGEDVGPMWRAFGEALTHTAARAASGDFDTRVVKGAQDTFDAFGAWLTRETGHASVRP; this is translated from the coding sequence ATGCGAGGTTGGGGCCATCTTTTCGCCACCGTGTCCCTGCTGCAGCGATTGAAGACCGAGACGCGCCCTCACCATGAGCGCACCGAGGCCGCGGTCCGGCTGATGGAGCCGGGGCTGACTCCCGGCGACTACCGGCGTCACCTGGAAGCACTCCATGGGTTCTACGTCCCGCTGGAGGCGGCGCTCGCCGCCCGGCTGGAAGCGGCGGAGCCCGCCCTGCGAGCCCACGAGCGCTGGAAGGTGTCGCTGCTGGAGGAGGACCTCCGCGCGCTCGGCCATGACGCCGCCTCGCTCGCCAGGCTGCCCCGCTGCGAGCAGCTGCCCGCCCTGCCCGGAGTCCCGGAGGCGCTGGGCTGCTTCTACGTCCTCGAGGGCTCCACCCTGGGAGGTCAGCTCATCCTCCGCCACCTACGCCGCCACTTCGCCGGTGTCCCCGTCGGTGACTTCGCCTTCTTCCGCGCGTACGGCGAGGACGTGGGCCCCATGTGGCGGGCCTTCGGTGAGGCCCTCACGCACACGGCGGCCCGGGCGGCCTCCGGTGACTTCGACACCCGGGTGGTGAAGGGAGCCCAAGACACCTTCGATGCATTCGGAGCCTGGCTCACGCGGGAGACAGGCCATGCGTCCGTCCGCCCCTGA
- a CDS encoding response regulator codes for MTTARRPLLLVEDSDADAVALERIARRLPMPVPVVRVRDGESALDYLYQRGDHADAPRPALVLLDLHMPGMSGREVLSRLKADPALRGIPVIIFSSSEAVGDVEGAYADGANCYLFKPEPGEPLEATARALQAFWFTAARLPGERQSPP; via the coding sequence ATGACGACGGCCCGACGCCCCCTGCTGCTGGTGGAGGACAGCGACGCGGACGCGGTGGCGCTGGAGCGCATCGCCCGCCGGCTCCCCATGCCCGTCCCCGTGGTGCGCGTGCGTGACGGAGAGAGCGCGCTGGACTACCTCTACCAGCGCGGCGACCACGCGGACGCCCCCCGGCCGGCGCTGGTGCTGCTGGACCTGCACATGCCGGGCATGAGCGGCCGAGAGGTGCTGTCGCGCCTCAAGGCGGACCCGGCGCTGCGCGGCATCCCCGTCATCATCTTCTCCAGCTCGGAGGCGGTGGGGGACGTGGAGGGCGCCTACGCGGACGGGGCCAACTGCTACCTCTTCAAGCCGGAGCCCGGCGAGCCGCTCGAGGCCACCGCGCGGGCCCTCCAGGCCTTCTGGTTCACCGCGGCCCGCCTGCCGGGGGAAAGGCAGTCGCCCCCATGA
- a CDS encoding DUF420 domain-containing protein codes for MSNALPASPRARVSDRAFYVFTAVVSAAALSFLAWILMVRRGGPVDGVDLRFLPAVNAGLNATAAALLIAGWVAVKRGARKAHQYLMVAAFAASALFLVCYLAYHYVHGNTRYVGDWRGLYLSILASHVLLSMSVVPLALVAFYFAWKQEFTRHRKVTRWLAPIWVYVSVTGVVIFFMLRGSMPAVP; via the coding sequence ATGTCGAACGCCCTCCCCGCGTCGCCTCGGGCCCGAGTCAGTGACCGGGCCTTCTACGTGTTTACCGCCGTGGTCTCCGCGGCCGCGCTGTCGTTCCTGGCGTGGATTCTGATGGTGCGGCGGGGCGGGCCGGTGGACGGCGTGGATCTGCGCTTCCTGCCGGCAGTCAACGCGGGCCTCAACGCCACGGCGGCGGCGCTGCTCATCGCCGGGTGGGTGGCGGTGAAGCGGGGTGCGCGCAAGGCGCACCAGTACCTGATGGTGGCGGCCTTCGCGGCGTCCGCGCTCTTCCTGGTGTGCTACCTGGCGTACCACTACGTGCACGGCAACACGCGCTACGTGGGCGACTGGCGCGGGCTGTACCTGAGCATCCTGGCCAGCCACGTGCTGCTGTCCATGTCGGTGGTGCCGCTGGCGCTGGTGGCCTTCTACTTCGCGTGGAAGCAGGAGTTCACCCGGCACCGGAAGGTGACGCGGTGGCTGGCGCCCATCTGGGTCTACGTGTCGGTGACGGGCGTGGTCATCTTCTTCATGCTGCGCGGCAGCATGCCCGCGGTGCCGTAG
- a CDS encoding ATP-binding protein, whose product MRPSAPELDLTRCDREPIHLLGGIQPHGVLLAFREPDLTVAVVSANAEALLGVSPQALRGQPVTRVLDADTLRRVRAGTASGPVRVKVGGRACSALLHDSDGLAVLELEPLSDSTAEEDALAALHRLVSSLSRAHGTPALLQAAADAVRALTGFDRVMVYRFHADWHGEVLAESRGGGVDSFLGLHFPASDIPVQARALYTRNPLRLIADVNARTVPLEPPALPDTGRPLDLSGAALRSVSEVHLEYLRNMGVGASFSVSLLKDGALWGLIACHHLKPHAVSAARRQACEVLARLLSLQLSAEERGAEAASRARRAELQRRLVTQLGEGPALPAALESHGGLLLELTGASGAALLLGGALDAKGEDPEHGDAPLLFGKTPSADEVRALAAWLTLEAGQGTTFHTERLGALFPPLAGRADVAAGLLAVRLDPEAPRFVLWFRPEVERTVTWAGNPHKPAQAEPGHARLHPRGSFAAWREEVRGVSAPWTPEDVEAADAFRGGLAGVVLRHAAELARLSRALARSNAELESFSGTVGHDLQEPLRGIQQYTAFFLEDYGDSLQPEGREQLQAVGGLARRTQGMLKNLFEYSRVGYVELAWGEVDMQEVVDEALAMISTRLEEGRVEVRLPRRLPRIACDAVRIRQVWANLLSNAAKYQAAEPRWVEPGFFGPGEPRPAAADRFRAPYVFFVRDPGIGIPPQFHESIFEMFRRLHPAQAYGGGSGAGLAIARRLVRLHGGELWVDSAPHQGATFYFTLGRGPR is encoded by the coding sequence ATGCGTCCGTCCGCCCCTGAGCTGGACCTGACCCGATGTGACAGGGAGCCCATCCACCTGCTGGGGGGCATCCAGCCGCATGGCGTGCTGCTGGCCTTCCGCGAGCCGGACCTCACCGTGGCCGTGGTCAGCGCCAACGCGGAGGCGCTGCTCGGCGTGTCACCCCAGGCCCTGCGCGGACAGCCCGTCACCCGCGTGCTGGACGCGGACACCCTGCGCCGCGTGCGCGCCGGCACGGCCTCCGGGCCCGTGCGCGTGAAGGTGGGCGGCCGCGCCTGCTCCGCGCTGCTGCACGACAGCGACGGGCTCGCGGTGCTGGAGCTGGAGCCCCTCTCGGACTCGACGGCCGAGGAGGACGCCCTCGCCGCGCTGCACCGGCTCGTCTCCTCGCTGTCACGCGCCCACGGAACACCCGCGCTCCTCCAGGCCGCCGCGGACGCAGTGCGCGCGCTCACCGGCTTCGACCGCGTCATGGTGTACCGCTTCCACGCGGACTGGCACGGCGAGGTGCTGGCGGAGAGCCGGGGAGGGGGCGTGGACTCCTTCCTGGGGCTGCACTTCCCCGCCTCGGACATCCCCGTCCAGGCCCGTGCCCTCTACACGCGCAACCCGTTGCGCCTCATCGCGGACGTCAACGCCCGCACCGTGCCCCTGGAGCCGCCCGCGCTGCCGGACACGGGCCGCCCGCTGGACCTCTCCGGCGCGGCCCTGCGCAGCGTGTCCGAGGTGCACCTGGAGTACCTGCGCAACATGGGCGTGGGGGCCTCCTTCTCCGTGTCGCTGCTGAAGGACGGCGCGCTGTGGGGCCTCATCGCGTGTCACCACCTGAAGCCGCACGCCGTCTCCGCCGCCCGGCGCCAGGCGTGTGAAGTCCTCGCGCGGCTGCTGTCCCTGCAGCTCTCCGCCGAGGAGCGCGGCGCCGAGGCCGCCTCGCGCGCCCGCCGCGCCGAGCTCCAGCGCCGGCTCGTCACCCAGCTGGGCGAAGGCCCCGCGCTCCCCGCCGCGCTCGAGAGCCACGGCGGGCTGCTGCTGGAGCTCACCGGCGCCAGCGGCGCGGCGCTCCTGCTCGGCGGCGCCCTCGACGCGAAGGGCGAGGACCCCGAGCACGGCGACGCGCCCCTGCTCTTCGGGAAGACGCCCTCCGCGGACGAGGTGCGGGCCCTGGCCGCGTGGCTCACCCTGGAGGCGGGGCAGGGCACCACCTTCCACACCGAGCGGCTGGGCGCGCTCTTCCCGCCGCTGGCCGGCCGCGCGGACGTGGCCGCCGGCCTGCTGGCGGTGCGGTTGGACCCGGAGGCCCCGCGCTTCGTCCTCTGGTTCCGTCCGGAGGTGGAGCGCACCGTCACCTGGGCGGGCAACCCGCACAAGCCCGCGCAGGCGGAGCCGGGCCACGCGCGGCTGCACCCCCGGGGCTCCTTCGCCGCCTGGCGCGAGGAGGTGCGGGGGGTGAGCGCACCCTGGACGCCCGAGGACGTGGAAGCGGCGGATGCGTTTCGCGGCGGGCTGGCGGGGGTGGTGCTGCGCCACGCGGCGGAGCTGGCCCGGCTGTCGCGCGCGCTGGCCCGCTCCAACGCGGAGCTGGAGTCCTTCAGCGGCACCGTGGGGCACGACCTCCAGGAGCCGCTGCGCGGCATCCAGCAGTACACCGCCTTCTTCCTCGAAGACTACGGCGACTCGCTGCAGCCCGAGGGACGCGAGCAGCTCCAGGCCGTGGGGGGACTGGCCCGGCGCACCCAGGGGATGCTGAAGAACCTCTTCGAGTACAGCCGCGTCGGCTACGTGGAGCTGGCGTGGGGCGAGGTGGACATGCAGGAGGTGGTGGACGAGGCGCTCGCCATGATTTCCACGCGCCTGGAGGAGGGCCGTGTCGAGGTGCGCCTGCCCCGCCGCCTGCCCCGCATCGCGTGTGACGCCGTGCGCATCCGCCAGGTGTGGGCCAACCTCCTATCCAACGCGGCCAAGTACCAGGCAGCCGAGCCGCGCTGGGTGGAGCCGGGCTTCTTCGGCCCGGGGGAGCCGCGTCCGGCAGCGGCGGACCGCTTCCGAGCGCCCTACGTTTTCTTCGTGAGAGACCCGGGCATCGGCATCCCCCCGCAGTTCCACGAGAGCATCTTCGAGATGTTCCGGCGGCTGCACCCGGCCCAGGCGTATGGCGGCGGCTCCGGGGCGGGGCTCGCCATCGCCCGCCGGCTGGTGCGGCTGCACGGAGGCGAGCTGTGGGTGGACTCCGCGCCCCACCAGGGCGCCACCTTCTACTTCACGCTGGGCCGGGGGCCGCGATGA